The Podospora bellae-mahoneyi strain CBS 112042 chromosome 7, whole genome shotgun sequence genomic sequence TCAAGCTCGGTGCCGCGGTACCCACCGATGCGGGTGTGGACATCCCAGAGGCCGGCAGCGCCAGGCGTAGTACCCTTGACGTTCCActccatgatgatggcgccGGGCTGGGGACCAGCAGTGCCGAAGATGAGATCAGACATCTCAACGTTGCCAACATCACCGGGCTGGCCAACCTGGAAGACgggcttggggttggccTGGTCCTTGAAGAACTGGTCACCTCCAGCAAGGATCAGAGGCCAAATCTCGCCAGTGATTTTGATGTCCTTGGGGACCTTGAcagtcttggtgatgatgtagGCACCATGGTCAAAGTAGACAACTTGATCAGGAGTAACGCTGTCAAAGATCTTCTGGATGGCGTCGGTGTCGTCCGTCTTGCCATCGCCTTTGGCACCTTGGGACTTGACGCTGACAAAGTTGCCAACCGGGACATCCTCGTATTGAGGCTTGGTGCGGGTGAAGACCTTGCCAGTGGCCTGGTCGAGCAGAGAGGCAGGCTTCCGGACGTTCTGCTGGGCGCTTTGTACAGCACGGCCGGCAGCGGCTCCGCTGACAGCTCCGCCGTAGGTCTTGCCTTGGACGAAAAAGTCCACCTTTTGGTTGCCCTCGAGAATCACAGACTGGGTGGCATTGTTCAGAACAGCCTGCTGAGAACCCGAGAAGTCAACGTTGTCCAGAATGAGGGTGCCATTGGTCTGGGGAGAATCGGGGTTGTAGGCAGTCTTGATAccggtgggggtgttggtaAAAACGCTGTCAACCATCAAGACAGACCCGACAGTCTGACCCTCAGGCCCACCGTTGGACATGTCAATACCGACTTGGCAGTCGTTGATGTGAACGTCCTGGAAAGTCCAAGCCCAGTTCCAGTTCATATAGATGGCAGTCTGGCAGCGgttgaaggtgaggttgCGGGTAGTGAACTGCTGATTGCCAAAGAAGGCACCATATTGGCCACCATTGAAGGTAAGATCAACCATGAAACCGCCGGAGCCGTTGTCCATGAAGATACCCAGCTGCTTGTTCGCGGAACCACCGTCCTCACGCATGTTGAAGACAATATTGTGCAGACTGGTGGCCTGGGCGACCTGCCAGTGGATGCCGGCACCCTTGTCGAAAGGCATGTCCTTGATGTCGATGACAAAGTTGCGAACCTGGCGGAAGAAGTTGTTCTGGTTGGTCCACCAGTTGCGGCCGTCATTCTCGTAGGGATCAGCGTCAATCACGGCCATGCCTTCAAAGTCGGCGGTGGCCTTGAGAGTCGGAGGGTTGATGGCATCACCGACCATCTGGGTGTAGTAGTAGGGAATGATCGGCTTGCTGACGCGGTAGGTGCCGGGAGGGAAGTACACAAGACCGGGAGTCGTGGTCTGAGAGGTGCAGCCGAGACCACAGCGGTTCTGGTCGCTGATGGCCCTGTTGATGGCTTCGGTATCATCGGTGGCGCCATCGCCCTTGGCACCGTAGTCTTGAACATTGCGGAAGACCTTGTAGTTGGCAGGGTCGGCGTTGAAGGCAGCGTTACCTTGCCGCTTGATGGTACTGAGCCACCAGCCAGATTCCTGGCGAGGGGCTGGGGCCGCAACGGAAGGTGAGACGACCCCTATCGCCAGTAATAGTAACGTGGAGAGTTTTGAGAGACCCATCGTGGTAGTGCCAGCTATCTCGTAATGGTGGTGCTGTCAAAAGTGAGTGTTATGGTGTAGAGTCGAAAAGGAAGTGGAAAACTGAGAAGATGTTAGACCAGCTATTTTTGAGAAGTgggaaaaaggaaaaataaaaaacaagAATGGGtgtccagctccagctgAGTGTGGTGTCAAGTTGCTTAGgcagcgaggaagaagaaaagataAACGAGGAAGTTGcgaaaagaagaaatatAAGGTCGCGTGAAGCAGAGCGCGCGTGCCAGGCCGTCAAGGTGCTCGCCCCAAAAGTTGGGATGAATGGCATTGTTGGAAGCCAGAGCAACCTTTGCCATCCTCCCAGGTCCCTCTCTTCTAGACAAAGCTATGGAGGTGAAGCTCCATGTGGTTCCCACGCTCCTCTTCCATCACTTGAGTGTTTGTCCATGTGTTTATCCCAATGTAGAGAGCCCGAATAGAAAGGTGATCAGATGAAGACTTACTTTGTGAAATATGCCGGCCCAGCCAGGTTTGCTGATTCACTGCCGGCAGAGAGCGACTCGGGAGTGTGAGGAAAAGAGAGATGAAGTGACCGTCAGATTGGGATGTTGGAAGAAGTGGTAGTTAAACAGCCCAAGACTGTTGTTTACGCTGAGTGAGGGTGAGAAAAGGGTCCGGGACCTGCATTGGTGTCCGGCGGCATCCAGTCTTATACTGCATGTGTCGGTCCATGTGTCCCATGTTTCATCAGACAGGGTTTCCTGGATGTAACTGACGGCATTCATAGCTGGTGGCAAGTGAATAGCCGCCCCATGATCACTGCTGTCTTGCACCACGCAGGTACAAGCACGACAAGGTCCGCCGTGACAGCAGTACCAACCGGGCCTCGGGGGATATGTGGGGTCTGGACAAGCATTGATCTGCCGCCGGGTGTCTTGGAAGCATAGGAACGTCAgcctttcctcccccccccccccatgcCGGCGCGAGGGGCAGTATTGTTACTGGCGggcagagggggggggaggtatgGGGGCAAGGTACCTggggtgatggaggcgaTGACTCTTGGACAGCTCATGGGCGAATCATCATCCCCTGGACCTTAAGATCTTGCATGGTTGACAGCTCGAGAAATCGGGCCTCACTCGGTGGGGACTGATcttgaagaaaagaaacacgGGGTTCGCCGGGCTCGCAATTGGCTGGGAGCACCAGATGGTCCAAACATGCTACCGTAGCAGTAGCTCCATAGCTCGGCACAGCAGACAGCAGGCAAGCTCTTGGGTCTGGCGACAGGAGAACAAGGCATCAGACGACACGACCAGGTGGAAGGTTGGGCAGGATACAAGGTTGATATTCAAGGGGGGTTCTTCATGCAACCGTCGATCACTGCGGGTGCTGTGGTGCTCTGGAATGGAATGATGTCTCCGTGTCGGTGTTGTGGCGCACACAGGGAGCGGCTTCACAGGGACTGGTGGAAGATCGCCGAGGCGGGTCTTGGCAGAGATGGTGGCTCGATCTTATCTTGTGGAGTGCATCCACACATCAAGAACCGAAGCGCTTGGGCCGTGAGAAACAATTGGCCACTGGACActtggagaggagagaaacTGCGAGATATTACTTTGAGGCGGTGATGGAAAACT encodes the following:
- a CDS encoding hypothetical protein (CAZy:GH55; COG:G; EggNog:ENOG503NW2N), with the protein product MSCPRVIASITPDPTYPPRPGWYCCHGGPCRACTCVVQDSSDHGAAIHLPPAMNAHHHYEIAGTTTMGLSKLSTLLLLAIGVVSPSVAAPAPRQESGWWLSTIKRQGNAAFNADPANYKVFRNVQDYGAKGDGATDDTEAINRAISDQNRCGLGCTSQTTTPGLVYFPPGTYRVSKPIIPYYYTQMVGDAINPPTLKATADFEGMAVIDADPYENDGRNWWTNQNNFFRQVRNFVIDIKDMPFDKGAGIHWQVAQATSLHNIVFNMREDGGSANKQLGIFMDNGSGGFMVDLTFNGGQYGAFFGNQQFTTRNLTFNRCQTAIYMNWNWAWTFQDVHINDCQVGIDMSNGGPEGQTVGSVLMVDSVFTNTPTGIKTAYNPDSPQTNGTLILDNVDFSGSQQAVLNNATQSVILEGNQKVDFFVQGKTYGGAVSGAAAGRAVQSAQQNVRKPASLLDQATGKVFTRTKPQYEDVPVGNFVSVKSQGAKGDGKTDDTDAIQKIFDSVTPDQVVYFDHGAYIITKTVKVPKDIKITGEIWPLILAGGDQFFKDQANPKPVFQVGQPGDVGNVEMSDLIFGTAGPQPGAIIMEWNVKGTTPGAAGLWDVHTRIGGYRGTELELEQCAKNPNVTNTIPEQCFGSFMMLHIPAGGSAYLENTWYWVADHSLEPEAKDGQIDVFNGRGVLIEGEGPVWGWATASEHSVLQNYQFNNASNIWLALIQTETPYFQGNPDATKPFTVNPTYADPDFEKSCANSSDPTCKRAWGVRAINSKDIFIYGAGLYSFFDNYGQDCVKSQDCQVNMVSLEDSAVHFYGLSTKASVNMLTVNGEGVALDKDNRNNFCATLALFTSEPQAQAA